In one Rhopalosiphum padi isolate XX-2018 chromosome 3, ASM2088224v1, whole genome shotgun sequence genomic region, the following are encoded:
- the LOC132927237 gene encoding uncharacterized protein LOC132927237, translating into MGINIENILNEIKFDQKLISVFDTYNKYINYRFDYLIRTSITQTPDELNHNVDYSKFDPSQQILLACINSNNNVKDIAKLREELKTLTTEVHAKRKELSIISINEEGLRKNIKHLEDIISIKENFVRETANYAEIRCNAKHKVQKEYCRILKKYNKILSELNKSNKMTKTNSSNGTSKHSDYGERINEKVLRYEAKIKKMDDVIKIAGESKEKLVQYQTALQTSNDRLQIFYDQLTNQLKNKQRIALILIENDKRINQLKIYLSNLGVISSIEKSRVHTSSNLIENDNLKKEFLELRDMRTAVLSSRPKGMFNPKYQKEDSLSKEDIRKYLENDEAIDTIDFLTELKNNEVSNNETNFLKYIQMNSNESKIFWKCISTLSIDEMKKLLVHYFIKVVDLKESGRENDELISKLDQNNDRQRHTIVSINNNYQEFHLSIEKKFASLKKYYQEKVDTLFQVVQEEKNAITLYKMKQEINALKKKIIELEKSQTVKPKGPSVIPEPHVCLDHLEASKSEAETVSSAKITYHKNKLKIQKNKSKLTQT; encoded by the exons ATGGGTATAAAcatcgaaaatattttaaatgaaataaaatttgatcAGAAATTAATAAGTGTGTTTGACACATATAACAAATACATCAACTATCGATTCGACTATCTCATCAGAACAAGTATTACTCAAACACCTGATGAACTCAATCATAACGTTGACT attCTAAATTTGATCCAAGTCAACAAATTTTACTAGCCtgcataaatagtaataataatgtaaaagatATTGCAAAACTGCGAGAAGAATTAAAAACCTTAACAACAGAAGTCCATGCAAAAAGAAAAGAATTGagtataatttctattaatgAGGAAggattgagaaaaaatattaaacacttaGAAGACATTATATCAATAAAG gaaAACTTTGTGCGTGAAACTGCTAACTATGCAGAAATTAGATGTAATGCAAAACACAAAGTTCAAAAAGAATattgtagaatattaaaaaaatataataaaatcttaagTGAGTTGAACAAGTCAAATAAAATGACGAAAACAAATTCTAGTAATGGAACCAGCAAACATTCAGATTATGGAGAACGAATAAATGAAAAAGTTTTACGATATgaagctaaaattaaaaaaatggatgACGTGATAAAAATTGCTGGTGAAAGTAAAgaaaa ATTAGTACAATATCAAACTGCTTTACAAACTTCTAATGAtcgtttacaaatattttatgaccaATTgactaatcaattaaaaaataaacaaagaattgcattaatattaatagaaaatgataagcgaattaatcaattgaaaatttatttatctaatttggga gttataTCAAGTATTGAAAAAAGTAGAGTTCATACATCTTCAAACTTGATTGaaaatgacaatttaaaaaaagaatttttagaATTGCGAGATATGAGGACTGCAGTTTTAAGTTCACGGCCCAAAGGGATGTTCAATCCAAAGTATCAaaag gaagATAGTTTATCCAAAGAAGATATacgaaaatatttagaaaatgatGAAGCAATTGATACAATAGACTTTTtaacagaattaaaaaataatgaagtgtccaataatgaaacaaattttttaaagtatatccAAATG AATTCAAATGAATCCAAAATTTTCTGGAAATGTATATCAACTTTAAGTATAGATGAAATGAAAAAGTTGttggtacattattttataaaagttgttgATTTAAAAGAATCTGGGCGAGAAAATGATGAACTAATATCTAAACTTGAT CAAAATAATGATAGACAAAGGCATACTATTGtgtcaataaataacaattatcaaGAATTTCATTTGTCAATTGAGAAAAAATTtgcatctttaaaaaaatactatcaaGAAAAAGTTGATACGTTATTCCAAGTTGTACAAGAAGAAAAAAATGCTATAACTTTGTATAAAATGAAACAAGAAATTAAcgcactcaaaaaaaaaataattgaattggaGAAATCTCAAAcag TAAAACCTAAAGGGCCTTCAGTAATTCCAGAACCCCATGTCTGTTTGGATCATCTAGAGGCATCAAAATCTGAGGCAGAAACTGTGTCATCTGCCAAAATAACATACCACAAAAACAAGCTgaagatacaaaaaaataaatctaaattaactcaaacataa
- the LOC132925308 gene encoding LOW QUALITY PROTEIN: uncharacterized protein LOC132925308 (The sequence of the model RefSeq protein was modified relative to this genomic sequence to represent the inferred CDS: inserted 1 base in 1 codon), translating to NSFARALREEKSKKSGSAASRKKKWYLFEEMSFLSSFMMQHKQTLSNLEASDDESEATDTEKSTENTDVNESINEIENESTNTTSLIDRQELVSSEPVFKKPKKTQTKNSAAEQVAGPMIEFLRSKTNKSSVEDIDLLFFKSLLPNLKKLNGKNQRQXKQFVLTTLNSYIDSQEAQESASNDKVSYSSTTSHVPVQEFQTYNYTFSPPGYSSSNSSTY from the exons AATAGTTTTGCAAGAGCATTACGtgaagaaaaatcaaaaaaatctggTTCTGCTGCTTCGAGAAAAAAAAAGTGGTATTTATTCGAGGAAATGTCGTTTTTGTCAAGTTTTATGATGCAGCACAAGCAAACATTAAGTAATCTCGAGGCATCTGATGATGAAAGTGAGGCAACTGATACTGAGAAAAGTACAGAAAATACAGATGTCAATGAGAGCattaatgaaattgaaaatgaaaGTACAAATACTACATCTTTAATTGACAGGCAAGAGCTGGTATCTTCTGAAcctgtatttaaaaaaccaaaaaaaactcAAACTAAAAATTCGGCTGCGGAACAAGTTGCAGGGCCTATGATTGAATTTTTacgttcaaaaacaaataagtcATCTGTTGaagatattgatttattattttttaaaagtcttttgcctaatttaaaaaaattaaatggaaaaaaCCAGCGCC TTAAACAGTTTGTGTTAACAACTTTAAACTCGTACATCGACAGTCAAGAAGCTCAAGAATCAGCAAGTAATGATAAAGTATCATATAGTAGTACTACATCACATGTACCAGTACAGGAATTTCAAACTTACAACTATACTTTCAGCCCACCCGGATATTCATCATCAAATAGCTCAACATACTGA
- the LOC132925310 gene encoding uncharacterized protein LOC132925310, with translation MEQKKRKLPATSSTLLNFFKKKPGPDENIEKSDDVSCKKNHVENKNLIQAVQETNKMEHFDARKNDIALFIKRDLLSHEEKNTVLTNLWLPNHNYVFPLNEKNKKRGLKFQYKWLNEFNWLVYSEVEGGAFCKHCVVFAKTGGIGNQPLKYLVTEVFDNWKKAKEVFRNHSALEYHTFSVLKSDEFLKIYLKKEPTIIERLDTDRYLIIN, from the exons ATGgagcaaaaaaaaagaaaattaccaGCAACTAGCAGtactttattgaatttttttaaaaagaagcCTGGGCCTGAC gaaAACATAGAGAAATCTGATGATgtatcatgtaaaaaaaatcatgttgaaaataaaaatttgattcaaGCTGTCCAAGAAACAAATAAG ATGGAACATTTTGATGCTCGTAAAAATGACATTGCTTTGTTTATTAAACGTGATTTGTTATCACACGAAGAAAAAAATACC GTACTTACCAATTTATGGTTACCAAATCATAATTACGTATTtccattaaatgaaaaaaacaaaaaaagaggTTTAAAATTTCAGTATAAATGGCTGAACGAATTCAATTGGCTTGTTTATTCGGAAGTTGAAGGTGGAGCTTTTTGTAAGCATTGTGTTGTTTTTGCAAAAACCGGTGGAATAGGAAATCaacctttaaaatatttggttacTGAAGTATTTGATAATTGGAAAAAAGCTAAAGag GTATTTCGAAATCATTCTGCATTAGAGTACCACACATTTTCTGTTTTGAAATctgatgaatttttaaaaatatatttaaaaaaagagccAACAATAATAGAACGACTGGATAcagataggtatttaattattaattag
- the LOC132925311 gene encoding putative nuclease HARBI1 gives MYNYLASGGHFKRLHYHFRLGASTIGKIIRDVCCAICDILCPNYMPPPTTEHWIKTAKAFEELWNFPNCLGAIDGKHISIQCPPNAGSEYYNYKGFHFIVIQAVVDANAKFIAVDIGDYGRNSDSDEAYPLQTNLMRPFPRKNLTNEKRIFNYRLSRARRIVECAFGILVKRFNVLENKMLVFPEKATIITKACCILHNLIMDKEGVLTEIQDELQLQTIQTVTQSQLTSRPINRASTAAMDIREKFMNYFNSDIGSLAKYV, from the exons ATGTACAA ctATTTAGCTTCTGGAGGACACTTTAAACGGTTACATTATCATTTTCGTCTTGGTGCTTCAACTATTGGAAAAATTATACGTGACGTTTGTTGTGCCATATGCGATATATTATGCCCTAATTATATGCCACCACCTACAACTGAACATTGGATAAAAACAGCAAAAGCTTTTGAAGAACTGTGGAACTTTCCGAATTGTCTTGGCGCGATTGATGGAAAACATATATCAATACAATGCCCTCCTAATGCTGgttcagaatattataattataaagggTTTCATTTCATTGTAATTCAAGCTGTCGTTGATGCTAATGCTAAATTTATAGCTGTAGATATCGGTGATTATGGACGAAATAGTGATAGTG ACGAAGCATATCCTTTACAAACCAACTTAATGAGACCTTTTCcaagaaaaaatttaactaatgaaaaaagaatttttaattatcgttTATCAAGAGCCAGAAGAATTGTAGAATGTGCATTTGGGATTCTTGTGAAACGATTTAATGTTCTAGAAAATAAAATGCTAGTTTTTCCTGAAAAAGCTACTATAATCACAAAGGCGTGTTGTATTTTACACAACCTAATAATGGATAAAGAAGGGGTTCTAACCGAAATCCAAGATGAACTTCAACTTCAAACAATTCAAACGGTTACCCAAAGCCAACTTACATCAAGACCAATTAATAGAGCATCTACTGCAGCAATGGATATCCGAGAGAAGTTCATGAATTATTTCAATTCAGACATAGGTTCCTtggcaaaatatgtataa
- the LOC132926710 gene encoding uncharacterized protein LOC132926710: MNNNKKIKCKKMCCVVDCHNTYQTGHKLFSFPNRSYGRELKAKWINSIKRINVDGSPWQPKMHDVVCSAHFVGNIPSKNPNSPAYIPTLFPNTYKKISINEMQQNDRHNRYRAKQRKCNTATPFTMTINDSNLEINENVVSTNCSHDIGTQVAFDVSDVQCFSFECTFERGNNSVSTFVASISNKMLTNSKKILVDKSCGPISDNLISCLDCQKFHGYESIKHESSLKDLTGTSFKVFNLLLSMMPESSSNSNLNCNNKLLIFLIKLKLGITFSALSVLFNVHRTTISRIFFDTLTILVSKTSAFIFWPNKKTIQETLPEVFKINFPECRCIIDCTEFKVEQPPSVEQRDYMYSRYKSCYTIKILVGITPNGCICFLSKSYGGRSSDSYITNDSGFLKNLELGDIVLADKGFPGIKTCDDQKSILVMPPILHNRRFTEEEIINTYSVASVRIHIERLFARLKTYKILNNIKIDFLPHIDDIIKMCCVLTNLQSPIIKQ, from the exons atgaataataataaaaaaataaaatgcaaaaaaatgtgTTGTGTAGTGGATTGTCATAATACCTATCAAACAGGACATAAATTGTTCAGCTTTCCAAATAGAAGCTATGGAAGAGAATTAAAAGCAAAATggataaatagtattaaacgaATCAA TGTTGATGGATCACCATGGCAACCAAAAATGCATGATGTTGTGTGCAGTGCTCATTTCGTTGGAAACATTCCATCTAAAAATCCCAACAGCCCTGCCTATATTCCAACATTATTTCCTAACACATATAAAAAGATATCAATTAATGAAATGCAGCAAAATGATAGACACAATCGCTACAGAGCTAAACAAAGAAAATGCAATACTGCCACACCATTTACTATGACAATAAATGACtcaaatttagaaattaatgaaaatgtgGTATCAACTAATTGTAGCCATGATATTGGAACTCAAGTAGCTTTTGATGTTTCTGACGTCCAATGTTTTTCATTTGAATGCACTTTTGAAAGGGGTAATAATTCAGTTAGTACATTTGTTGCAAGTATTTCTAACAAAATGCTtactaattcaaaaaaaatattagttgatAAATCATGTGGCCCTATTTCTGACAATTTAATTTCATGTCTTGATTGTCAGAAATTCCATGGATATGAATCAATTAAGCACGAGTCTTCCCTAAAAGATTTAACTGGAACatcttttaaagtatttaatctTCTTTTATCAATGATGCCTGAATCTTCtagtaatagtaatttaaattgtaataataaactactaatttttcttataaaattaaagctGGGTATAACTTTTTCAGCACTAAGTGTGCTTTTTAATGTTCATCGTACCACAAtcagtagaatattttttgatacacTCACAATTTTAGTAAGTAAAACCAGTGCATTTATATTTTGgccaaataaaaaaacaatccaAGAAACTCTACctgaagtatttaaaattaattttcctgaGTGTCGCTGTATTATTGATTGCACAGAATTTAAAGTTGAGCAACCACCATCAGTGGAACAAAGAGATTATATGTATTCTAGATACAAATCAtgctatactataaaaatacttgTTGGAATTACACCAAATGGTTGTATATGTTTTCTTTCAAAGAGTTATGGAGGAAGAAGCAGTGACTCTTATATCACTAATGATAGTGGATTTCTTAAGAATTTAGAACTTGGAGACATTGTTTTGGCTGACAAAGGGTTTCCAGGTATTAAAACATGTGATGACCAAAAGTCTATATTGGTAATGCCACCTATCTTGCACAATCGGAGATTTACTGAggaagaaataattaatacttattcagTTGCTAGTGTTCGTATACATATAGAACGTTTGTTTGCTagattaaaaacttataaaatattaaataatataaaaattgattttctacctcatattgatgatattattaaaatgtgttgtgTTTTAACAAACTTACAATCCCCAATTATTAAGCAATAA
- the LOC132925309 gene encoding uncharacterized protein LOC132925309: MLKHIITNEGRNKYLTPQIQNEIITACGDIVLRKIVKDLNASKCFSVLVDETTDISTIEQMAMCVRYVDDNDCIHERFLKFITINSLTGCDLAESILNGLNSCEINLDYLYGQGYDGASNMSGQYKGVQAIIKKKYPKAMYVHCAAHSLNLAVSTASGIQPIRNCLGIIEKYYVFFNTPKRQNVLLTNIENSNEDPKVKTLKRLCATRWVQRYDAEMSVIIDIDLSTKRISKRQVNRANPDPNLSVEEYHKVSVFIPYLDFFIQQLGERFSIHSEIFKGFQSLFSYTLTSNEEVSFRKLLEFYSPSLDVNNSIAELKLWKIKLERINNIPKTAIEALHVCNANIYPNVHFILKILCTLPVSTSTPERMFSSLKRIKTYHRNTMSEKRLNGLAMLAIHNDIIFSNEEVIDELAKKPRNLDIIL, encoded by the exons ATGTTAAAGCATATCATTACAAATGAAGGACGAAACAAATACCTAACTCCTCAAATCCAAAATGAAATCATAACGGCATGTGGGGACATTGTGCTGCGAAAAATAGTTAAGGATTTAAATGCTTCAAAATGTTTCTCAGTTTTAGTTGACGAGACTACTGATATTTCTACTATTGAACAAATGGCTATGTGTGTTCGATATGTTGACGATAACGATTGTATCCATGAGAGATTCCtgaaatttattactattaacagTTTAACTGGTTGTGATTTAGCTGAATCAATACTCAAcg gtCTGAATAGTTgtgaaattaatttagattacTTATATGGTCAAGGATATGATGGTGCAAGCAACATGTCTGGCCAATATAAAGGTGTTCAggcaattatcaaaaaaaaatatcctaaaGCTATGTATGTGCACTGTGCAGCACACTCTCTGAACTTGGCAGTATCAACTGCAAGTGGAATTCAACCAATCAGAAACTGCTTAGGTATTATCGAAAAGTACTATGTTTTCTTTAATACACCAAAACGCCAAAATGTTCTTTTAACCAACATTGAAAATAGTAATGAAGATCCTAaggttaaaactttaaaaagatTATGTGCTACACGATGGGTGCAGCGTTATGATGCG GAGATGTCAGTAATTATAGATATAGACTTGAGTACTAAAAGAATATCTAAACGACAAGTAAATCGAGCAAATCCAGATCCCAATTTAAGTGTTGAAGAATACCACAAAGTGTCAGTATTTATACCCTACCTGGACTTTTTTATACAACAACTAGGAGAAAGATTTTCAATCCATTCTGAAATTTttaaag GATTTCAAAGTCTATTTTCCTATACATTAACTTCTAATGAGGAGGTATCATTTAGAAAATTACTTGAATTTTATTCACCTTCTTTGGATGTGAACAACTCAATTGCAGAATTGAAATTGTGGAAGATAAAACTTGAGCGAATAAACAATATTCCGAAAACTGCAATTGAAGCATTACATGTGTGTAATGCCAATATTTATCCAaatgtgcattttattttaaaaatactatgcaCACTTCCTGTTTCGACAAGTACGCCTGAAAGAATGTTTTCCAGTCTTAAAAGGATAAAAACGTATCATCGAAACACTATGTCCGag aaaagaCTTAATGGTCTGGCAATGTTGGCaattcataatgatattatattttcaaatgaagAGGTCATTGATGAGCTTGCCAAAAAGCCTAGGAATctggatataatattgtaa
- the LOC132925312 gene encoding E3 SUMO-protein ligase ZBED1-like, whose protein sequence is MGNKKSSWVWQYAKKKENIALCLLCDENENNEFICNGGTTGSIGRHLTAIHSMSSNTREKRRHNSGSDNEVLNTRNNCESITDNFNSQAITSSNTVDLPIENAKKRNKMNTTADRLLSSERIEEIHKALSKMIAINQMPISFCSSPGFKHFMNVVEPNYKPCSTESESYITIICHTIDKQWIPKSFTLTTHEVDERHTAVNIARHLEKSLVEWDIEKKVIAIVTDNTANVISAVSQLELNDNMEKSGLTCAAHSLQLAVNKTLSDDEIQSILMKSSKIVGHFKHSSIAMKALEKMQQQLNIPKLTLLQYCKTRWHSSFLMLERLYLNRTPIMNVLSDRTITVSSIAQKLEMLESEWSVIEKLLVLLKPLQALTTLFSGELESFVSMVRPLIHKILTSHYEHAVEDDSMMERFKNTISYQLNTRFELIWNEIVSARHIASFLDPRYKDMDYEPVEAREIIRSYVLQLIQSSAPTITNHNEEEKNDFQMSNVYRKYCDTKKKLPSS, encoded by the exons atggGCAACAAAAAATCAAGTTGGGTTTggcaatatgcaaaaaaaaaagaaaatattgcattGTGTCTTTTATgcgatgaaaatgaaaataacgagtTTATTTGCAATGGAGGTACAACTGGATCTATTGGGCGTCATCTTACGGCGATTCATTCCATGAGTAGCAATACAAGAGAAAAAAGAAG acaCAATTCTGGTTCAGATAATGAGGTGCTTAATACTAGAAATAATTGTGAATCTATAACAGACAATTTTAATAGCCAAGCCATTACCTCTTCAAATACTGTAGACCTTCCAA TCGAAAACgccaaaaaaagaaataaaatgaaCACTACGGCAGATAGACTTCTGAGCTCTGAAAGAATTGAAGAAATTCATAAAGCCCTTTCGAAAATGATAGCTATAAATCAGATGCCTATATCATTTTGTTCAAGTCCCGGTTTCAAACATTTCATGAACGTTGTTGAACCAAATTATAAGCCATGTTCTACAGAAAGt GAatcatatattacaattatctgCCACACTATCGATAAACAATGGATTCCAAAATCATTTACATTGACTACTCATGAAGTTGACGAGCGACACACAGCTGTGAATATAGCACGTCATTTAGAGAAATCACTTGTAGAGTGGGATAtcgaaaaaaaagttattgcaaTAGTAACAGATAACACTGCAAATGTCATCAGTGCTGTATCACAATTAGAACTAAATGATAATATGGAAAAATCTGGATTAACATGTGCAGCACATTCTTTGCAGCTAGCTGTTAATAAAACTCTTTCGGATGATGAAATTCAAAGTATTCTAATGAAGTCAAGTAAAATTGTTGGTCATTTTAAACATTCATCGATAGCAATGAAGGCTTTGGAAAAAATGCAACAACAACTTAATATCCCAAAATTAACTCTTTTACAATATTGCAAAACGAGATGGCATTCTAGTTTTTTAATGTTAgaaagattatatttaaatagaacaCCTATCATGAATGTTCTCTCAGATCGTACCATTACAGTATCCAGTATTGCTCAAAAATTAGAAATGTTAGAATCTGAATGGtcagttattgaaaaattattagtacTTCTGAAACCATTGCAAGCTCTTACTACATTATTTTCCGGAGAATTAGAATCTTTCGTTTCAATGGTACGACCTTTAATACATAAGATTTTAACTTCCCACTATGAACATGCTGTCGAAGATGATAGTATGATGGaacgatttaaaaatacaatttcatatcAACTAAATACTCGTTTTGAATTAATATGGAACGAAATTGTATCTGCAAGACACATCGCTTCTTTTCTTGATCCAAGATATAAAGATATGGATTATGAACCTGTAGAGGCTAGAGAGATAATTCGTTCATATGTCTTGCAGCTTATTCAATCAAGCGCTCCGACCATTACAAATCATAACGAAGAAGAAAAAAACGATTTTCAGATGAGTAATGTGTATAGGAAATATTGTGACACCAAAAAGAAGTTGCCTTCTTCCTGA